The Lysinibacillus pakistanensis genome includes a window with the following:
- a CDS encoding TRAP transporter large permease, with protein MLGAIGILTIVFILCLLINIPIAIALAISALTVVLIEGTIPISFLIQATFTSNDSFSLLAVPFFILAGELMSTGGISRRLIDFFKSMVGSWTGSLGLITILASLIFAAISGSGAATVASIGGIMIPHMINSGYKKPYAAALTASAGALGPIIPPSIVFIFYGIMAGVSISDLFIAGIVPGLLIAVILIIINYIVCKKEGYVDQQPEEEKIGFWRSLNEAKFGLLAPIIILGGIYGGIVTPTEAAVVAVVYSLIVSIFIYKELRFSDLMDVFLKAAVTSGSVMIFVGTATFFGKILTLEQVPQYIANGISGFTTNPIIILVLINLFLLVVGMFIETVAALLIFVPLLLPIVIPLGVDPLHFGMIVCFNLTLGLLTPPLGLNLFIGAKVANIRFEETFKHLTPILVALLILLGIITFVPQLTLFLPHLLSSK; from the coding sequence ATGTTAGGGGCCATTGGAATTCTCACAATTGTATTTATTCTATGTCTATTAATAAATATCCCAATTGCAATTGCTTTAGCTATTTCTGCGTTAACTGTTGTTTTAATTGAAGGAACAATACCTATTTCATTTCTTATTCAAGCGACATTTACATCGAATGATTCGTTCTCATTATTAGCTGTACCATTTTTCATCTTAGCGGGTGAATTAATGAGTACAGGGGGGATTTCTAGAAGACTTATTGATTTCTTCAAATCAATGGTGGGCTCCTGGACAGGAAGCTTAGGTTTAATTACAATACTTGCAAGTTTAATTTTTGCAGCAATCTCTGGATCAGGTGCAGCAACGGTTGCTAGTATCGGCGGAATTATGATACCACACATGATTAACAGTGGTTATAAGAAACCATACGCTGCAGCATTAACAGCAAGTGCAGGTGCCCTCGGTCCTATCATACCACCAAGTATTGTCTTTATTTTCTACGGGATCATGGCAGGGGTATCAATTAGTGATTTATTTATCGCTGGTATTGTCCCAGGTTTATTAATTGCAGTAATATTAATCATCATTAACTATATTGTATGTAAAAAAGAAGGCTATGTGGACCAACAACCAGAGGAAGAAAAAATAGGTTTTTGGCGATCATTAAATGAAGCAAAGTTTGGATTATTAGCCCCTATTATTATTTTAGGCGGGATCTATGGTGGTATTGTCACGCCTACGGAAGCAGCGGTAGTAGCTGTTGTTTATAGCTTAATCGTAAGTATATTCATTTATAAAGAATTACGATTCAGTGATTTAATGGATGTATTTTTAAAAGCTGCCGTTACATCTGGCTCTGTCATGATTTTCGTTGGTACCGCAACGTTCTTCGGTAAAATTTTAACATTAGAGCAAGTGCCACAATATATAGCTAATGGTATTTCAGGCTTTACAACAAATCCGATTATCATTTTAGTGTTAATTAACCTTTTCTTATTAGTTGTAGGAATGTTTATTGAAACTGTTGCAGCATTATTAATATTTGTCCCATTACTATTACCAATCGTTATACCTTTAGGAGTAGATCCATTACATTTTGGGATGATCGTATGCTTTAACTTGACGTTAGGCCTATTAACACCACCATTGGGATTAAATCTGTTTATTGGGGCAAAAGTAGCAAATATACGTTTTGAAGAAACCTTTAAACATTTAACCCCTATTTTAGTAGCGTTACTAATATTACTAGGCATCATTACATTTGTGCCTCAATTAACGTTATTTTTACCACACTTATTATCTAGTAAATAA
- a CDS encoding TRAP transporter small permease: MEKPMKKPIEAYASFAILLIMTLVMFAAVVSRYVFNSSIVWAEELSRYLFVWFVFISASYAVITKAHIRVEALNMIIPKKIRPYVNLIGSFVWMLFSLYISYLGFQYAFNLYKQNATSAALNLPMGVVYLGIPIGYFLMAIRIFVVEILDVFVKRKEGEK, from the coding sequence ATGGAGAAGCCTATGAAGAAACCAATTGAAGCTTATGCTAGCTTTGCAATTCTATTAATTATGACATTAGTCATGTTTGCAGCTGTGGTTTCAAGATATGTTTTTAACTCCTCAATTGTTTGGGCAGAAGAACTATCAAGATATTTGTTTGTTTGGTTTGTTTTTATTAGTGCAAGCTATGCTGTCATTACGAAAGCACATATTAGAGTAGAAGCATTGAATATGATTATTCCCAAAAAAATTCGTCCATATGTGAACTTGATAGGTAGTTTTGTATGGATGCTGTTCAGTTTATATATTTCGTATCTAGGCTTTCAATATGCATTTAATTTATATAAACAAAACGCAACCTCAGCAGCACTTAATTTACCAATGGGGGTAGTCTATTTAGGGATTCCAATTGGGTATTTTTTAATGGCTATAAGAATTTTTGTAGTGGAGATATTAGATGTTTTTGTAAAGAGAAAAGAGGGTGAGAAATAA
- a CDS encoding VOC family protein, translating into MKGKVTGFIHSGITVKDLEISLDFYVNKLGLELISRQISSNEYISDIVELVNLQEVKIAFIRIPGGNEIELLEYVGMERYPGNVRPCDYGSGHICLKVEGIEEMYEYLKLSGVQFRSKKIVEITLGANKGSKAIYMYDPDGYIIELMEKSTN; encoded by the coding sequence GTGAAGGGGAAAGTCACAGGTTTTATCCATAGTGGAATAACAGTAAAGGATTTAGAGATTTCTTTAGATTTTTATGTAAATAAGTTAGGTTTAGAATTAATTTCGAGACAAATTTCAAGTAATGAATATATTTCAGACATAGTTGAACTTGTCAATTTACAAGAGGTCAAAATTGCATTTATTAGAATTCCAGGAGGGAATGAAATAGAGTTACTTGAGTATGTAGGTATGGAAAGATATCCAGGCAATGTTCGTCCATGCGATTATGGATCGGGACATATTTGTCTAAAGGTTGAAGGAATAGAAGAAATGTACGAGTATCTAAAATTGTCTGGAGTTCAATTTAGATCTAAAAAAATTGTAGAAATTACATTAGGTGCAAATAAGGGATCAAAAGCTATTTATATGTATGATCCGGATGGATATATTATTGAGCTGATGGAAAAGAGTACAAATTAA
- a CDS encoding thiamine pyrophosphate-dependent dehydrogenase E1 component subunit alpha: MSNELLFQELGLDNQDLKKMLYDMILIRKFEETLKQLYQQGKIHGTMHLCIGQEATAVGACFPLNNEDKITSTHRGHGHSIAKGTDVNKMVAELLGKVTGHCKGKGGSMHIADMKVGNLGANGIVAAGLPLGVGAALTSKMKELGYVVLCFFGDGATNEGAFHESLNLASIWKLPIIFFCENNLYGMSGSIKEMTNIESIAVRGSSYGIPSETINGNNILEVIKATQDAVERAKQGNGPTLIEAETYRWEGHSRSDARKYRTREEEKEWKKAKDPIDAFKEILVSNNVINENEFIELNEKAQNQMKEAVEYAEKSDDPSLDTLMTDIYA, encoded by the coding sequence ATGTCAAATGAATTATTATTTCAGGAATTAGGCTTAGACAATCAGGATTTAAAGAAAATGTTGTATGACATGATTCTCATCAGAAAGTTCGAAGAGACATTGAAACAACTATATCAACAAGGAAAAATTCATGGAACTATGCATCTGTGTATTGGTCAAGAAGCTACAGCAGTAGGTGCTTGTTTCCCACTAAATAATGAAGATAAGATTACAAGCACACATCGTGGCCATGGACATAGTATTGCTAAAGGAACAGATGTTAATAAGATGGTCGCAGAGCTACTCGGAAAGGTAACAGGCCATTGTAAGGGTAAAGGTGGTTCAATGCATATCGCCGATATGAAAGTTGGGAATCTTGGTGCGAATGGTATTGTAGCAGCTGGTCTCCCGCTTGGTGTCGGCGCTGCTTTAACATCTAAAATGAAGGAATTAGGCTATGTAGTACTGTGCTTCTTCGGAGATGGTGCAACAAATGAAGGGGCGTTCCACGAATCCCTGAATCTTGCTTCAATTTGGAAGCTTCCTATAATTTTCTTCTGCGAAAATAATTTATATGGAATGTCAGGTTCTATTAAGGAAATGACAAATATAGAGTCCATTGCTGTCAGAGGATCGAGCTACGGAATTCCTAGCGAAACGATTAACGGTAATAACATTTTAGAGGTTATTAAAGCGACACAAGATGCAGTCGAACGTGCGAAGCAAGGTAATGGTCCTACTTTAATAGAAGCGGAAACTTACCGATGGGAAGGACATTCAAGAAGTGATGCTCGAAAATATAGAACGCGCGAAGAGGAGAAGGAATGGAAGAAAGCTAAGGATCCAATCGATGCTTTTAAGGAAATTCTAGTTTCTAATAATGTCATAAATGAAAACGAATTCATAGAGTTAAACGAAAAAGCTCAAAACCAGATGAAAGAAGCGGTTGAATATGCTGAAAAAAGTGATGATCCAAGTTTAGATACTTTAATGACAGATATTTATGCCTAG
- a CDS encoding TRAP transporter substrate-binding protein, with product MKNKKVLKKLMFSIMALSLIFLAACSSNSGKESASNGKAITIKMANQVDANNFLNLGYENFKDTIEEKGNGDVKVEIYNGGTLTTSDETTAELLQNGTIQLSTTSAYGIANSIGANAFNIFDVPFLFDSREQFYTFLEGEYGDLLKKEVADKSNMYLLGFIDLGYYSILNGKTSVKAPSDLKGLKIRSSSANLHLSTLKSMKANPTPMAYSEVFTGLQQGTIDGVSTTTPLIYGDRFYEVNNHFTATNHILLLHGVLVNKDFYDGLSEDMKKTLDESVASYTKYAIDLVTKAEKDAIEGLKDKGVDVVELSEEERKKFKEATSNVAKENMDAIGQENYDLAIKLLGELK from the coding sequence ATGAAAAATAAAAAAGTACTAAAGAAATTAATGTTTTCAATAATGGCATTGTCGTTAATATTTTTAGCAGCGTGTTCAAGCAACAGTGGAAAAGAATCAGCATCGAATGGTAAAGCAATTACGATAAAAATGGCAAACCAAGTCGATGCCAATAACTTTTTAAATTTAGGATATGAAAATTTTAAAGATACCATTGAAGAGAAAGGCAATGGTGATGTAAAAGTTGAAATTTATAATGGTGGTACCTTAACTACTTCTGATGAAACAACAGCAGAATTATTACAAAACGGTACAATTCAATTGTCAACAACATCAGCATACGGTATTGCGAATTCAATTGGTGCAAATGCTTTTAATATTTTCGATGTACCTTTTTTATTTGATAGCCGTGAACAGTTTTACACTTTCCTAGAGGGAGAATATGGTGACTTATTAAAGAAAGAAGTTGCTGATAAATCAAATATGTATCTGCTTGGATTCATTGATTTAGGCTACTATAGCATTTTAAATGGTAAAACATCTGTTAAGGCACCATCAGATTTAAAAGGTTTAAAGATTAGAAGCTCATCTGCGAATTTACATTTAAGTACATTGAAGTCAATGAAAGCAAACCCAACACCAATGGCTTATAGTGAAGTGTTTACAGGGTTACAGCAAGGGACGATCGATGGTGTTTCTACAACAACGCCTTTAATTTACGGAGATCGCTTTTATGAAGTAAATAACCATTTTACAGCGACAAATCACATTTTATTATTACATGGTGTGCTAGTAAATAAGGATTTCTATGATGGTTTAAGCGAAGATATGAAAAAAACGTTAGATGAATCTGTAGCTTCATATACAAAATACGCAATAGACCTTGTAACGAAAGCTGAAAAAGATGCCATCGAAGGCTTAAAAGATAAAGGTGTAGATGTAGTTGAATTATCTGAAGAAGAGAGAAAGAAATTTAAAGAAGCAACATCAAATGTTGCCAAAGAAAACATGGATGCAATTGGTCAGGAAAATTATGATTTAGCTATTAAATTACTAGGGGAATTGAAATAA
- a CDS encoding SDR family NAD(P)-dependent oxidoreductase: MELNLARKNVLIIGGSKGIGLEIAKRFIEENANVSIVGRSIEHLNEAKLQLKNVTTYQSDITNNYEREGLIEKYILDHDHIDILINNAGGSNGSSILETPMENFYEAFELNYFSSVHLSKLVLKHMKKRGSGNIINISSIYGRESGGKATYNNAKAALISFTKALAHEVIKYGIRVNSIAPGSVYHESGVWGRLTRENPNKIEEFVKNDIPAGRFGKPEEIADVVVYLSSEKASWIVGATINVDGGQSKMNF, from the coding sequence ATGGAGTTGAATCTAGCTAGAAAAAATGTATTGATTATTGGTGGTTCAAAAGGTATTGGACTGGAAATAGCAAAAAGGTTTATAGAAGAAAATGCAAACGTTTCAATTGTAGGTCGTTCTATAGAGCATTTGAATGAAGCCAAACTGCAGTTAAAAAATGTAACAACCTATCAATCTGATATTACGAATAATTATGAGCGTGAAGGTCTAATTGAAAAATACATATTAGATCATGATCATATCGATATATTGATAAATAATGCAGGGGGAAGTAATGGCTCTAGTATATTAGAAACACCCATGGAGAATTTCTATGAAGCATTTGAATTAAATTACTTTTCGAGTGTACATCTTAGCAAATTGGTCCTTAAACATATGAAGAAACGAGGAAGTGGCAATATTATTAATATTTCTTCTATTTATGGTAGGGAAAGTGGAGGCAAGGCAACCTACAATAATGCAAAAGCAGCATTAATAAGTTTCACGAAAGCGTTAGCACACGAAGTCATTAAATACGGTATAAGGGTTAATAGCATTGCGCCTGGTAGCGTTTATCATGAAAGTGGCGTTTGGGGAAGGTTAACTAGAGAGAATCCTAATAAGATTGAAGAGTTTGTAAAGAATGATATTCCAGCAGGTCGCTTTGGTAAACCAGAAGAAATTGCAGATGTAGTCGTTTATTTATCGTCTGAAAAAGCTTCTTGGATTGTTGGTGCAACCATCAATGTAGATGGTGGACAATCTAAAATGAATTTTTAA
- a CDS encoding alpha-ketoacid dehydrogenase subunit beta: protein MREISYSEAIKEAMTQVMREDNDVFIMGEDIGVYGGAFGVTSGMIDEFGPERVRITPISEAAISGCAVGSAMTGMRPILEIQFSDFVVIAMDNIVNQAAKMRYMFGGKAKVPMVVRLPAGSGAGFAAQHSQSLEAWMTHIPGLKVVQPSNAYDAKGLLKAAIKDDNPVLFYEHKMLYNLKGDVPEESYEIPLGVADIKREGKDITIIATGMMVNHAVEAAQKLEQEGIDVEVIDPRTLVPLDEKAILESVKKTGRVLVVYEAVKRGGFGTEIVSLIAESDAFDYLDAPILRLGGVEAPIPYNPKLEKAAIPQVSDIYQKCLELMNK from the coding sequence ATGAGAGAAATTAGTTATTCAGAAGCTATTAAAGAAGCAATGACTCAGGTAATGCGTGAAGATAATGACGTATTTATTATGGGTGAGGACATCGGAGTATATGGTGGTGCTTTTGGTGTCACAAGTGGAATGATTGATGAATTTGGTCCTGAACGAGTTCGCATTACTCCTATTTCAGAAGCAGCAATTAGTGGCTGTGCGGTAGGTTCAGCAATGACAGGAATGCGCCCAATTTTAGAAATTCAATTTTCGGATTTTGTTGTAATTGCTATGGATAATATCGTAAACCAAGCGGCGAAAATGCGCTATATGTTTGGAGGGAAAGCAAAGGTTCCTATGGTGGTTAGATTACCAGCTGGCTCCGGTGCAGGATTTGCAGCACAACATTCACAGAGCTTAGAAGCCTGGATGACACATATACCAGGCCTAAAAGTTGTACAACCTTCCAATGCTTACGATGCTAAGGGGTTACTAAAAGCTGCAATAAAAGATGACAATCCAGTTCTATTCTATGAGCATAAAATGCTTTATAACCTAAAAGGAGATGTTCCTGAAGAATCTTATGAAATTCCTCTTGGAGTCGCAGATATTAAACGAGAGGGGAAGGACATTACTATTATTGCTACAGGTATGATGGTAAATCATGCGGTAGAAGCTGCACAAAAGCTAGAGCAAGAGGGAATTGATGTGGAGGTAATTGACCCACGGACACTTGTTCCGTTAGATGAAAAAGCGATTTTGGAATCTGTAAAGAAAACTGGAAGAGTACTAGTCGTTTATGAGGCAGTGAAAAGAGGCGGATTTGGTACAGAAATTGTTAGTTTAATCGCAGAGAGTGATGCCTTTGATTACTTAGATGCACCGATTTTACGATTAGGTGGAGTAGAGGCACCAATACCATACAACCCAAAACTTGAAAAGGCTGCAATCCCTCAAGTATCAGATATTTATCAAAAATGTTTAGAATTAATGAACAAATAG
- a CDS encoding SDR family NAD(P)-dependent oxidoreductase, protein MQSLQGKKAILTGGVQGLGLAMVKGLCEYGVEVCIIDYSNDVEKIAKDMQNEGFSVYGVRADLSNLEKIPEVFHVAVQLLGGELDILVNNAGIHKPMPAIDLPIEDFQKIIDVNVTAIFELSRLAYHEMLKKGAGKIVNIASVLAVQGGYNASAYSASKGAVAQLTKSLSNEWAKKGINVNAIAPGYYNTALNQFILEDESRYQSLISRIPAGRFGEPNELAGALQFLCSDKSNYINGILLPVDGGFLGR, encoded by the coding sequence ATGCAAAGTTTACAAGGTAAAAAAGCAATACTTACAGGTGGCGTTCAAGGTCTCGGGTTAGCAATGGTAAAGGGGCTTTGTGAATATGGTGTTGAGGTTTGCATTATTGATTACTCCAATGATGTAGAGAAGATTGCTAAAGATATGCAGAACGAAGGATTTTCTGTATACGGGGTACGAGCTGATCTATCGAACCTAGAGAAAATTCCTGAAGTATTCCATGTAGCAGTCCAACTATTAGGTGGGGAGTTAGATATTCTTGTAAATAATGCCGGAATCCATAAACCGATGCCTGCGATTGATTTACCAATTGAGGACTTCCAAAAAATCATTGATGTTAATGTTACTGCAATATTCGAATTAAGTAGACTAGCATATCATGAAATGTTGAAAAAGGGCGCTGGGAAAATAGTCAATATTGCATCTGTATTAGCTGTACAGGGTGGTTATAATGCATCTGCCTATTCTGCAAGTAAAGGGGCGGTTGCCCAACTGACAAAATCATTATCCAATGAATGGGCCAAAAAGGGTATTAATGTAAATGCAATTGCTCCTGGATATTATAATACAGCATTAAATCAATTTATTCTTGAAGATGAGTCAAGATATCAATCACTAATTAGCCGTATACCTGCTGGACGCTTTGGCGAGCCGAATGAATTAGCAGGTGCTTTACAATTTTTATGCTCAGATAAATCAAACTATATCAATGGCATCCTCTTACCGGTAGACGGTGGGTTTTTAGGAAGATAA
- a CDS encoding ankyrin repeat domain-containing protein yields MINLKNIGKFHELPEMAMHIYNGNVPALLLAIEGGWDIEKDIILSQYISLSPLDLSLRLQRLNVIGLLVEHGVNLNVKNNSAFLVAVRYCKEDVVRYIVKHGAKLDILNQVGSGAYSQAYYGNKKNIPLIHELGLDIRQYGGPVLRQAVSNHDMKTVTYLLDQGVDINYNKPDMVYPYQATPLTVATRMGNLTMVKYLVERGANVTLAEKDGERPYTIAVGLKNTILADYLKALEPAMLHDLENKKYEVKKYKLSDELISFLTGEELRLELDTNDYDIRYIDFFTLTDTIEMKVGRQTLLRLSAYVDNYSDLQIVWNPRKKQLGCYDVEHQEYADLCSFKEFLVNPGTYVINFLEGEL; encoded by the coding sequence ATGATTAATCTAAAAAATATCGGTAAATTTCATGAACTACCAGAAATGGCAATGCATATATACAACGGAAATGTTCCAGCTTTATTGCTTGCCATAGAAGGAGGCTGGGATATTGAAAAGGACATTATATTAAGTCAATATATCTCATTAAGTCCATTAGATTTGTCGCTAAGGTTGCAGAGACTGAATGTGATAGGGCTGCTAGTAGAGCATGGTGTCAATTTGAATGTTAAAAATAATTCTGCCTTTTTGGTAGCTGTTCGTTATTGTAAAGAAGATGTAGTGCGTTATATTGTAAAGCATGGAGCGAAGCTTGACATACTTAATCAGGTCGGGTCCGGCGCCTATTCACAGGCCTACTATGGTAATAAAAAAAATATTCCACTCATTCATGAGCTAGGTCTGGATATAAGACAGTACGGTGGTCCAGTATTACGTCAGGCTGTGTCGAATCATGACATGAAGACAGTTACATATTTACTCGATCAAGGAGTGGACATTAATTATAATAAGCCAGATATGGTTTATCCTTATCAAGCAACCCCATTAACTGTGGCAACACGAATGGGGAATCTAACAATGGTGAAATACTTGGTTGAGCGTGGCGCAAACGTTACTTTAGCAGAAAAGGATGGCGAGCGTCCATATACGATTGCGGTGGGCCTTAAAAATACTATTTTGGCTGACTATTTGAAAGCATTGGAGCCAGCCATGCTTCATGATTTAGAGAATAAAAAGTATGAGGTAAAGAAATATAAGTTGAGTGATGAACTGATTAGCTTTCTTACAGGAGAAGAGCTACGACTAGAGCTAGATACCAATGATTACGACATCAGATATATCGACTTTTTCACACTTACAGACACCATTGAAATGAAGGTTGGCCGTCAAACGCTACTACGTTTGTCTGCATATGTAGACAATTATTCCGATTTACAAATCGTATGGAATCCAAGGAAAAAGCAACTTGGCTGTTATGATGTGGAGCATCAAGAATATGCTGATTTGTGTAGCTTTAAAGAATTTCTTGTAAATCCTGGAACATACGTGATCAATTTTCTTGAAGGAGAGCTGTAG
- a CDS encoding sigma-54 interaction domain-containing protein: protein MFYNQLKLLGVIEWDQNRDVLVCNETAKTYEKFFDDIKKQVSNGYKYFCMLNSNLEINVLNNVEDFSKLTIFLLPLTESVSLNQEIDKLDNLKKELDEVINSSFDGIVISDAKGKIMYQNPAYERITELSTEFCIGKNLQSLVDKGIIDVSASLKAIKGNRAITISQKIKTGKSVLVSAVPIRNKQGEIIKIVNNVRDLTQLNNLETEIQQLEIKNQRIHEELQQLKGISDPKYSIIAHSTQMKDVIDRALRVAQIDSGVLIQGPSGVGKEKIVDLIHRNSIRKDGPLIKINCGAIPESLLESELFGYESGSFTGATKKGKAGLFEAANNGTIFLDEIGEMPLQLQVKLLRILQEREVVRIGGTTPIQVDVRVIAATNRNLSDMIEEMKFREDLYYRLNIIPIKIPPLEQRVEDIIPLIYHFTNNLNIKYGLNRSFSSEVLETFANYKWPGNVRELQNIVERVVLMSQHSEITMDDLQRELNLNSDSSIQVSNSNALITHHLPLKDQIESFEESIIREAIKIYPSIRKAAIALKIDQSTLVRKLQKYKIENHS, encoded by the coding sequence ATGTTTTATAATCAATTAAAATTACTTGGGGTTATAGAGTGGGATCAAAATAGAGATGTTCTAGTATGTAATGAAACTGCCAAGACTTATGAAAAATTTTTTGATGATATAAAAAAACAAGTTTCTAATGGTTATAAGTATTTTTGTATGTTGAATTCGAACTTGGAAATAAATGTTTTAAACAATGTTGAGGATTTTTCTAAGCTAACAATTTTTTTATTACCTCTAACAGAATCCGTTAGCTTAAATCAAGAAATTGATAAATTGGATAATTTAAAAAAAGAACTTGATGAAGTTATTAATTCATCGTTCGACGGCATTGTTATTTCTGATGCCAAAGGGAAGATTATGTATCAGAATCCTGCTTATGAAAGAATTACAGAGCTTTCAACTGAATTTTGTATAGGAAAAAACCTACAATCCTTAGTTGACAAAGGAATTATTGATGTTTCTGCATCATTGAAGGCTATCAAGGGGAATCGTGCTATTACAATAAGTCAGAAGATTAAAACAGGGAAAAGCGTTTTAGTTTCGGCCGTTCCAATCAGAAACAAGCAAGGCGAAATCATTAAAATTGTGAATAATGTTCGTGACCTAACCCAGCTAAATAATTTAGAGACAGAAATTCAACAATTAGAAATCAAAAATCAAAGAATCCATGAAGAATTACAACAATTAAAAGGGATTAGTGACCCGAAATATTCAATTATTGCACATTCTACACAAATGAAAGATGTTATTGACCGGGCTTTAAGAGTTGCACAAATTGATTCAGGTGTATTAATTCAAGGGCCGTCTGGTGTAGGTAAAGAAAAAATAGTAGATTTAATACACCGAAATAGCATTCGCAAGGACGGACCATTGATAAAAATTAATTGTGGTGCCATCCCTGAATCTCTTCTTGAATCGGAATTATTTGGATATGAATCAGGTTCTTTTACTGGTGCTACCAAAAAAGGCAAGGCTGGATTATTTGAAGCCGCTAATAATGGGACAATCTTTTTAGATGAAATTGGAGAAATGCCATTACAGCTTCAAGTAAAACTATTACGTATTCTTCAAGAGCGGGAAGTTGTGAGAATTGGCGGTACAACACCTATTCAAGTAGATGTCCGTGTAATTGCTGCAACAAACAGGAATTTATCGGATATGATTGAAGAGATGAAATTTAGAGAGGATTTATATTATCGACTTAATATTATTCCAATCAAAATTCCACCGCTTGAGCAAAGAGTAGAGGATATCATTCCCCTTATTTATCATTTTACGAATAATTTAAACATTAAATATGGATTAAACCGTTCTTTTTCATCTGAAGTGCTTGAAACGTTTGCAAACTATAAATGGCCGGGGAATGTCAGAGAGTTACAGAACATCGTAGAACGAGTTGTTTTAATGAGTCAACATTCAGAGATTACAATGGATGATCTACAAAGGGAATTAAACTTAAACAGCGATAGCAGCATTCAAGTATCAAATAGCAATGCTTTAATAACTCATCATTTACCGTTAAAGGATCAAATTGAATCGTTTGAGGAAAGTATTATTCGAGAAGCAATTAAAATTTATCCTAGTATAAGAAAAGCAGCAATTGCATTAAAAATTGATCAGTCCACACTTGTAAGAAAACTACAAAAATATAAAATAGAGAACCATTCTTAA